Sequence from the Spirochaetaceae bacterium genome:
CGAGTACCTGCTGTCTCCGTGGAGCAGCGAGTACCGGGTCATTCCCGACGAGCGCGATCAGCTCACCGCGGCCATGATCGAAATGGCCGACGACAAGGGCTGCTGCCTGATCGTCACCACCGGCGGCACCGGCCCGGCGGTGCGCGACGTCACCCCGGAGGCCACCGAGGATGCGTGCGAGAAGATGCTGCCCGGGTTCGGCGAGTTGATGCGCCAAGTCAGCCTGCAGTACGTGCCGACCGCCATCCTGTCGCGGCAGACCGCCGGCGTGCGCGGCGCTACCCTGATCGTGAACCTGCCCGGGCGCCCGCGCGCCATCCGCCAGTGTCTGGACGCGGTGTTCCCCGCCATTCCCTACTGCGTCGACCTGGTCGGCGGCCCGCGCCTGGAGGTGAATCCCGACGTGGTCAAGGCATTCCGCCCCGGCGAGGGCAAGCCGTCCGAAGCTCGCTCCTGAGTTACTGATCCATCACCGAGCCGTCGCTGTGCAGGCGTCGGTATGCACCTGCACGTACAGGTAGCGATCCACCAGCAGCGTCTCGACGGCGGTGATCTTCATTCGACTTCTCGTCGTGGCGGGCGCCGCCGGTTCTCCCTGACCGCTCCCGCCGGCGCGCCGGCCACGGCCGGTGGTCGTGCCGGCAGGTAACGGGTAAAGCGGCGTCCGAGCAGGCGCG
This genomic interval carries:
- the mog gene encoding molybdopterin adenylyltransferase, which encodes MAGSTEARIGIINVSDRAAAGIYEDTPGKAVVAALGEYLLSPWSSEYRVIPDERDQLTAAMIEMADDKGCCLIVTTGGTGPAVRDVTPEATEDACEKMLPGFGELMRQVSLQYVPTAILSRQTAGVRGATLIVNLPGRPRAIRQCLDAVFPAIPYCVDLVGGPRLEVNPDVVKAFRPGEGKPSEARS